CGCTTTTGTCCGTGGGCACGGCCCAGGCCCTGGACTGTGGCGGCCCCGGCACGCAGCAGACCGCGGCAGCCTACCGCAGCAGCAGCGGCGAACGACTGGACGCCTGCTTCGACCGGGCGGCAGAGCGGGTAACCCTGCGGATGCCGGATGGTCGTACCGTTACCCTGCCGCTGGCCCCGTCGGCCTCGGGCGCCCGTTACGGCAGCGGGCAGGAGGTGTTCTGGGAGCACCAGGGGACCGGTCGCTACTTTAGCGGCGAAACATTGCTTTTTGAAGGGACGGTCGTTGATACCGCCGACGGCTACCGGAACGGGGTGGTGGTCAAGGAGCTGGTCAGGACCGGGGTCACTGCCGATGGCCGGAAGATCGCCTATCCGGTGACCGAAAAGCCGGAGGTGACGGCGCTGCTGGTGGAGTTGCCGCCGGGGAGCGAGACCGGCTGGCACAAACATCCGGTGCCGGTCCACGCCTATCTGCTGGGCGGCAGCCTGAAGGTGGAACTGGCCGGGGGCAGGACGGTGCAGTACAAGGCGGGCGAGGTCATTATCGAGGTGGTGAACACGCTGCATAACGGGCGTACCGTCGGTATCGAGCCGGCCCGCCTGATTGTGTTCTACCTGGGGGTGCAGGGAACGCCCGCGGTGGTTCGGGTGCCATGATGACAGCAGGGGATGGATATATGGCCGGATGTGAAAACGGGCTGGTACGTTCGCTCGAAGTCAGGCTGCCGGACTGGGTGGCGGAGCTGCTGAGCGGAGCGGAGCGCTATCCCGATGACGCAGCCCGGATGGGGCTGGCGGTGGCGCTGGCCGACCGCAACGTCACGGAAGGGGGCGGCCCCTTTGGCGCGGCGATCTTCGACCATACCAGCGGCCGGCCGGTCGGGGTCGGCATGAACCTGGTGCTGCCGGCCGGCAATTCGACGCTCCATGCCGAAATGGTGGCGATCATGGCGGCCGAGGCGGCCGTCGGCAGCCACACCCTGGCGCAGGCAGGGCGGTACGAGCTGTTCACCTCCTGCGCTCCCTGCGCCATGTGCCTGGGGGGGATACTCTGGAGCGGCGTGGAACGGCTGGTCTGCGCCGCCGACGCGGAGGATGCCCGCCGGATCGGTTTCGATGAGGGACCGGTTTTCGAAGAGTCGTACCGCTACCTGGAGGAGCGTGGGATCGAGGTAGTGCGGGGATTCATGCGTGAGGCGGGCAGGGCGGTGCTGGAGCGCTATGCAGCCTTGGGGGGGCGGATTTACAACGGACGCTGAGCCCTCATCTGTCGCTCTTTGGGGCGTCGGCGCTCTTTTTCAGCTGATGACGCCACCGGTTATGCTATACAACGGGAACCCCGTGCGCCTGCGGCTGGCCGCATATCCCGTTTCAGGCGTGCGAACAGGCTGGAAAGGATACGAAATGATGATGAAAACGGTAGTAGCAGCACTGATGCTGGCAGTGTCGTTCCCGGCGGCAGCCGTGGCGGAGGCGCAGCTGTTTGAGCAGCTCGATACGGACAAAAGCGGCACTATCAGCCGCACGGAACTGCTGAAGGGTGACCTGGCGGTGGTGAGCGCCCCGGACGGTACGAAACGGGTGCAGCGGCGCGATCCGGCCGCCACGGGGCAGAACGTCCTGACCGAGGGGCAGAAACGCCGGTTGTTCGATACCCTCGACCTGGACAAGAACGGGTTCATCAGCCGCAAGGAATGGCAACGCGCCGCGCCCGGCGG
The window above is part of the Trichlorobacter ammonificans genome. Proteins encoded here:
- a CDS encoding cupin domain-containing protein, with amino-acid sequence MKTTLLGLILAALMASLPLLSVGTAQALDCGGPGTQQTAAAYRSSSGERLDACFDRAAERVTLRMPDGRTVTLPLAPSASGARYGSGQEVFWEHQGTGRYFSGETLLFEGTVVDTADGYRNGVVVKELVRTGVTADGRKIAYPVTEKPEVTALLVELPPGSETGWHKHPVPVHAYLLGGSLKVELAGGRTVQYKAGEVIIEVVNTLHNGRTVGIEPARLIVFYLGVQGTPAVVRVP
- a CDS encoding nucleoside deaminase gives rise to the protein MAGCENGLVRSLEVRLPDWVAELLSGAERYPDDAARMGLAVALADRNVTEGGGPFGAAIFDHTSGRPVGVGMNLVLPAGNSTLHAEMVAIMAAEAAVGSHTLAQAGRYELFTSCAPCAMCLGGILWSGVERLVCAADAEDARRIGFDEGPVFEESYRYLEERGIEVVRGFMREAGRAVLERYAALGGRIYNGR
- a CDS encoding EF-hand domain-containing protein; this translates as MMMKTVVAALMLAVSFPAAAVAEAQLFEQLDTDKSGTISRTELLKGDLAVVSAPDGTKRVQRRDPAATGQNVLTEGQKRRLFDTLDLDKNGFISRKEWQRAAPGGFILWKF